A portion of the Streptococcus urinalis 2285-97 genome contains these proteins:
- the nrdE gene encoding class 1b ribonucleoside-diphosphate reductase subunit alpha: protein MSLKNLGEVSYFRLNNEINRPVNGQIPLHKDKEALAAFFKENVEPNTKVFSSITEKVNFLVENDYIESEFIKKYTPEFIESLAQLLKGEDFTFNSFMAAYKFYQQYALKTNDGDYYLESIEDRVMFNALYFADGNESLAEDLAMEMIHQRYQPATPSFLNAGRSRRGELVSCFLIQVTDDMNSIGRSINSALQLSRIGGGVGITLSNLREAGAPIKGFAGAASGVVPVMKLFEDSFSYSNQLGQRQGAGVVYLNVFHPDIIAFLSTKKENADEKVRVKTLSLGITVPDKFYELARNNEDMYLFSPYNVEKEYGVPFNYIDITEKYDELVANPKITKTKIKARDLETEISKLQQESGYPYIINIDTANRANPVDGKIIMSNLCSEILQVQKPSLINDAQEYLEMGTDISCNLGSTNVLNMMTSPDFGKSIKTMTRALTFVTDSSQIEAVPTIKNGNKQAHTFGLGAMGLHSYLATNHIHYGSPESIEFTNIYFMLMNYWTLVESNQIARERHETFVGFEKSKYADGTYFDKYTTGDFVPQSEKVKALFANHFIPTASDWEELRQAVKADGLYHQNRLAVAPNGSISYINDCSASIHPITQRIEERQEKKIGKIYYPANGLSTDSIPYYTSAYDMDMRKVIDVYAAATQHVDQGLSLTLFLRSELPKELYEWKSESKQTTRDLSILRNYAFNKGIKSIYYVRTFTDDGEEVGSNQCESCVI from the coding sequence ATGAGTCTTAAAAATCTAGGTGAAGTTTCTTATTTTCGCCTTAATAATGAAATAAATCGTCCAGTTAATGGGCAAATTCCTCTACATAAAGACAAAGAAGCATTAGCTGCTTTCTTCAAAGAAAATGTAGAGCCAAATACAAAAGTATTTTCATCTATTACTGAAAAAGTTAATTTTTTAGTTGAAAATGACTATATTGAATCTGAATTTATAAAAAAATACACACCAGAATTTATTGAAAGTCTTGCACAACTACTAAAGGGTGAAGATTTTACATTTAATTCTTTCATGGCAGCATATAAATTTTATCAACAATATGCTCTCAAAACTAATGATGGGGATTACTATTTAGAAAGTATTGAAGATAGAGTGATGTTCAATGCACTCTACTTTGCAGACGGTAACGAAAGTTTAGCTGAAGATCTAGCAATGGAAATGATTCACCAACGTTATCAACCTGCAACTCCTTCATTTTTAAATGCTGGTCGTAGCCGTCGTGGTGAATTGGTATCTTGCTTTTTAATTCAAGTTACTGATGATATGAACTCTATTGGTCGTTCAATCAATTCAGCTCTCCAATTGTCTCGTATCGGCGGAGGTGTTGGAATCACACTTTCAAATTTACGTGAAGCTGGCGCTCCTATCAAGGGATTTGCTGGTGCTGCATCTGGTGTTGTTCCTGTAATGAAATTATTTGAAGATAGTTTTTCATATTCTAATCAGCTTGGACAACGTCAAGGTGCTGGGGTTGTATATCTAAATGTCTTCCATCCTGATATTATTGCTTTTCTTTCTACTAAAAAAGAAAATGCCGATGAAAAAGTACGTGTTAAAACACTTTCACTTGGTATTACTGTACCGGATAAATTTTACGAATTAGCACGTAATAACGAAGACATGTATCTCTTTAGTCCATATAATGTGGAAAAAGAATATGGTGTCCCATTCAACTATATTGACATTACTGAAAAATATGACGAATTAGTTGCAAATCCAAAAATTACAAAAACAAAAATTAAAGCTCGTGATTTAGAAACTGAAATTTCAAAATTACAACAAGAATCAGGTTATCCTTATATCATCAATATTGATACGGCAAACCGTGCTAATCCAGTTGATGGTAAAATTATCATGAGTAACCTTTGTTCTGAAATCCTTCAAGTTCAAAAACCAAGTTTAATTAATGATGCTCAAGAATACCTTGAAATGGGTACTGATATCTCATGTAACCTTGGCTCAACAAATGTTCTTAATATGATGACTTCTCCAGATTTTGGAAAATCAATTAAAACCATGACACGCGCTTTAACATTTGTAACAGACTCATCACAAATTGAAGCCGTTCCAACCATTAAAAATGGCAACAAACAAGCACATACCTTTGGTTTGGGTGCGATGGGACTACACTCTTATCTTGCTACAAACCACATTCACTATGGAAGTCCAGAATCTATTGAATTCACCAATATTTATTTCATGTTAATGAATTATTGGACACTTGTTGAATCAAATCAAATTGCACGTGAACGACATGAAACATTTGTAGGTTTTGAAAAATCAAAATACGCAGATGGAACTTACTTTGATAAGTATACAACTGGTGACTTCGTTCCTCAAAGTGAAAAAGTAAAAGCCTTGTTTGCAAACCATTTTATTCCAACAGCTAGCGATTGGGAAGAATTACGACAAGCAGTCAAAGCTGATGGTTTGTATCACCAAAACAGACTTGCGGTTGCACCTAATGGTTCCATTTCTTATATCAATGACTGCTCCGCTTCTATTCATCCTATTACACAACGTATTGAAGAACGTCAAGAAAAGAAAATTGGTAAGATTTATTACCCTGCCAATGGATTATCAACAGACAGTATTCCTTATTACACTTCTGCTTATGATATGGATATGAGAAAAGTCATCGACGTCTATGCTGCTGCTACACAACACGTTGATCAAGGTCTTTCATTAACACTCTTCTTACGTAGCGAACTTCCAAAAGAGCTCTATGAGTGGAAATCTGAAAGTAAACAAACAACAAGAGACCTTTCTATTTTAAGAAATTATGCCTTTAACAAAGGTATTAAATCAATTTATTATGTTCGTACCTTTACAGATGACGGTGAAGAAGTTGGCTCAAATCAATGTGAAAGTTGTGTCATCTAA
- the nrdH gene encoding glutaredoxin-like protein NrdH, with product MANIVVFSKNNCMQCKMTKKFLEQNGAEFEEINIDQHPEKIDYVKSLGFSSAPVIEAGDIVFSGFKPAKLKEII from the coding sequence ATGGCAAATATTGTTGTATTTTCAAAGAATAACTGTATGCAATGTAAAATGACAAAGAAATTTTTAGAACAAAATGGTGCTGAATTTGAAGAAATCAATATTGATCAACACCCAGAAAAAATTGACTATGTAAAAAGTTTAGGATTTAGTTCTGCACCAGTTATTGAAGCTGGTGATATCGTATTTTCTGGCTTTAAACCAGCTAAACTAAAAGAAATCATCTAA
- a CDS encoding phosphocarrier protein HPr — MASKDFHIVAETGIHARPATLLVQTASKFASDITLDYKGKAVNLKSIMGVMSLGVGQGADVTISAEGADADDAIAAIEETMTKEGLA; from the coding sequence ATGGCTTCAAAAGATTTTCACATTGTAGCAGAAACTGGTATCCACGCTCGTCCAGCTACATTACTTGTTCAAACAGCTAGCAAATTTGCTTCAGATATTACTCTTGATTACAAAGGTAAAGCAGTTAACCTTAAATCAATCATGGGTGTTATGAGTCTTGGTGTTGGTCAAGGTGCTGATGTTACAATTTCAGCTGAAGGTGCTGATGCTGACGATGCTATTGCAGCTATCGAAGAAACAATGACTAAAGAAGGATTGGCATAA
- the ptsP gene encoding phosphoenolpyruvate--protein phosphotransferase: MTEMLKGIAASDGVAVAKAYLLVQPDLSFETVTVEDTNAEEARLDVALQASQDELSVIRAKAVESLGKEAAAVFDAHLMVLSDPEMISQIKETIRAKQINAEAGLKEVTDMFITIFEGMEDNPYMQERAADIKDVAKRVLAHLLGVKLPNPATIDEESIVIAHDLTPSDTAQLNKQFVKAFVTNIGGRTSHSAIMARTLEIAAVLGTNDVTSRVKDGDLIAVNGITGEVIINPSNEQIAAYQEAGQAYAKQKAEWALLKDSKTVTADGKHFELAANIGTPKDVEGVNDNGAEAVGLYRTEFLYMDSQDFPTEDEQYQAYKAVLEGMNGKPVVVRTMDIGGDKELPYFDLPKEMNPFLGFRALRISISETGNQMFRTQIRALLRASVHGQLRIMFPMVALLKEFRAAKAIFDEEKANLKAEGVAVSDDIQVGIMIEIPAAAMLADQFAKEVDFFSIGTNDLIQYTMAADRMNEQVSYLYQPYNPSILRLINNVIKAAHAEGKWAGMCGEMAGDQQAVPLLVGMGLDEFSMSATSVLRTRSLMKDLDTAKMQEYANRALTECSTAEEVLELQKEYL; this comes from the coding sequence ATGACAGAAATGCTTAAAGGAATTGCAGCTTCTGATGGTGTTGCTGTTGCTAAAGCATATCTACTCGTTCAACCGGATTTGTCATTTGAGACTGTAACAGTCGAAGATACAAATGCAGAAGAAGCTCGCCTTGATGTTGCATTACAAGCTTCACAAGACGAGCTTTCTGTTATCCGTGCTAAAGCAGTAGAAAGCTTAGGCAAAGAAGCAGCGGCAGTATTTGATGCTCATTTAATGGTTCTCTCTGATCCTGAAATGATCAGCCAAATTAAAGAAACAATCAGAGCAAAACAAATCAATGCAGAAGCTGGACTAAAAGAAGTTACTGACATGTTTATCACTATCTTTGAAGGTATGGAAGATAATCCATACATGCAAGAACGTGCTGCAGATATCAAAGATGTTGCTAAGCGTGTATTAGCACATTTATTAGGTGTTAAGCTTCCGAATCCTGCAACAATTGACGAAGAATCAATCGTAATTGCACATGATTTAACGCCTTCAGATACCGCACAATTGAATAAACAATTTGTTAAAGCTTTTGTGACAAATATCGGAGGACGTACAAGTCATTCAGCTATTATGGCGCGTACTTTAGAAATTGCAGCTGTTTTGGGAACAAATGATGTTACCAGTCGTGTCAAAGATGGTGATTTAATCGCTGTTAATGGTATTACAGGTGAAGTAATTATCAACCCATCTAATGAACAAATTGCAGCATACCAAGAAGCTGGTCAAGCTTATGCAAAACAAAAAGCGGAATGGGCTCTTCTTAAAGATTCAAAAACAGTTACAGCTGATGGCAAACACTTTGAATTGGCTGCCAACATTGGTACGCCTAAAGACGTTGAAGGTGTAAACGACAATGGTGCAGAAGCTGTTGGACTCTACCGTACTGAGTTCCTTTACATGGATTCTCAAGATTTTCCAACTGAAGATGAGCAATACCAAGCTTATAAAGCTGTTCTTGAAGGAATGAATGGTAAACCAGTAGTTGTTCGTACAATGGATATTGGTGGAGATAAGGAATTACCTTATTTTGACTTACCTAAAGAAATGAATCCATTCTTAGGATTCCGTGCTTTACGTATTTCAATTTCTGAAACAGGTAATCAAATGTTCCGTACTCAAATTCGTGCATTATTACGTGCTTCAGTTCATGGTCAACTTCGTATCATGTTCCCAATGGTTGCACTCCTTAAAGAATTTAGAGCTGCCAAAGCGATATTTGATGAAGAAAAAGCAAATCTTAAAGCAGAAGGAGTTGCCGTTTCAGATGATATTCAAGTTGGTATCATGATTGAAATTCCAGCAGCAGCAATGCTTGCGGATCAATTTGCTAAAGAAGTAGACTTCTTCTCAATTGGAACAAATGACCTTATCCAATACACAATGGCTGCTGACCGTATGAATGAACAAGTTTCATATCTTTATCAACCATATAACCCATCAATTCTTCGTTTGATCAACAATGTTATCAAAGCAGCTCATGCTGAAGGTAAATGGGCTGGTATGTGTGGTGAGATGGCTGGTGATCAACAAGCTGTTCCACTCCTTGTCGGAATGGGACTTGATGAGTTCTCAATGTCAGCTACCTCAGTACTTCGTACACGTAGTTTGATGAAAGATCTTGACACAGCTAAAATGCAAGAATATGCAAATCGTGCATTGACAGAGTGTTCAACTGCTGAAGAAGTACTTGAACTTCAAAAAGAATATCTATAA
- a CDS encoding NADP-dependent glyceraldehyde-3-phosphate dehydrogenase, with protein sequence MTKQYKNYVNGEWKLSENEIKIYAPASGEELGSVPAMTQAEVDDVYASAKAALPAWRALSYVERANYLHKAADILVRDAEKIGSVLSQEVAKGHKSAVSEVIRTAEIINYAAEEGLRMEGEVLEGGSFEAASKKKIAIVRREPVGLVLAISPFNYPVNLAGSKIAPALIAGNVVALKPPTQGSISGILLAQAFAEAGIPAGVFNTITGRGSVIGDYIVEHEAVNFINFTGSTPVGERIGKLAGMRPIMLELGGKDSAIVLEDADLDVAAKNIVAGAFGYSGQRCTAVKRVLVMDSVADALVEKVSQKVSALTIGNPEDDADITPLIDTKAADFVEGLINDAKEKGAQPLHEIKREGNLVCPLVFDKVTTDMRLAWEEPFGPVLPFIRVKSVEEAIKISNESEYGLQASVFTNNFPRAFAIAEQLEVGTVHINNKTQRGTDNFPFLGAKKSGAGVQGVKYSIEAMTSVKSVVFDIE encoded by the coding sequence TTGACAAAACAATATAAAAATTATGTCAATGGTGAGTGGAAACTTTCAGAAAATGAAATCAAGATTTATGCTCCTGCAAGTGGAGAAGAACTTGGTTCAGTTCCTGCAATGACACAAGCTGAAGTAGATGACGTTTATGCATCTGCTAAAGCAGCTCTTCCTGCATGGCGTGCTCTATCATATGTTGAACGTGCTAATTATCTACACAAAGCTGCTGATATTCTTGTACGTGATGCTGAAAAGATTGGTTCTGTTCTTTCACAAGAGGTTGCAAAAGGACATAAATCTGCAGTCTCTGAAGTGATTCGTACTGCTGAAATTATTAATTATGCTGCTGAAGAAGGTTTGCGTATGGAGGGTGAAGTTCTTGAAGGCGGTAGTTTTGAAGCTGCTAGCAAGAAAAAAATCGCTATTGTTCGTCGTGAACCTGTAGGACTTGTTCTTGCTATTTCACCATTTAACTATCCTGTTAACTTAGCTGGATCAAAAATTGCCCCAGCCCTAATTGCAGGAAATGTAGTTGCCCTTAAACCACCAACGCAAGGTTCCATTTCTGGTATTTTACTTGCTCAAGCATTTGCTGAAGCAGGTATTCCTGCTGGTGTATTCAACACTATTACAGGTCGTGGTTCTGTTATCGGTGATTATATTGTAGAACATGAAGCTGTTAATTTTATTAACTTTACGGGTTCTACACCAGTAGGTGAACGTATCGGTAAATTAGCAGGCATGCGTCCAATTATGCTTGAATTAGGTGGTAAAGATTCAGCAATTGTTCTAGAAGATGCTGATCTTGATGTTGCTGCTAAAAATATTGTAGCTGGTGCTTTCGGCTATTCTGGTCAACGCTGTACGGCTGTTAAACGTGTCCTTGTTATGGATAGTGTAGCGGATGCCTTAGTTGAAAAAGTAAGTCAAAAAGTGAGTGCGCTAACTATTGGTAATCCTGAAGATGATGCTGACATTACACCTTTAATTGATACAAAAGCAGCAGATTTTGTTGAAGGATTGATCAATGATGCAAAAGAAAAAGGTGCACAACCTCTTCATGAAATCAAACGTGAAGGAAATCTTGTTTGTCCTCTAGTTTTTGACAAGGTAACAACAGATATGCGTCTTGCTTGGGAAGAACCATTTGGTCCTGTATTACCATTTATTCGTGTTAAATCTGTTGAAGAAGCTATTAAAATTTCAAATGAGTCAGAGTATGGACTTCAAGCTTCAGTGTTTACAAACAATTTCCCACGTGCATTTGCTATTGCAGAACAATTAGAAGTGGGGACTGTTCATATTAATAATAAAACACAACGTGGTACAGATAACTTCCCATTCTTAGGAGCTAAAAAATCTGGTGCTGGTGTTCAAGGTGTTAAATATTCAATTGAAGCGATGACATCTGTCAAATCTGTTGTTTTTGATATTGAATAA
- a CDS encoding DEAD/DEAH box helicase, protein MINNLPHSWQDELSNKGFDQFTDIQNQLFKPIQENENVLGISPTGTGKTLAYLFPSLLNLKPKKAQQLLILAPNTELAGQIFDVTKEWAKLIGLEAQLLLSGSSQKRQIERLKKGPEIIIGTPGRIFELVKLKKVKMMSIETIILDEYDELLSDSQFHFVNSITHYVPKDHQMIYISATNKIKSSDLVNNTIKIDLSHQTLNNINHYYIQVDKRQGTELLRKFSNIPQLRGLVFFNNLSDLGSNEEKLTYQNANVVSLASDINTKFRKVILDNFKHQKINLLLATDMVARGIDIENLELVINYDIPRNKEVYTHRSGRTGRMGKEGTVITFVTHPEDLKKLKKMATVSEVTLKNQTLIEK, encoded by the coding sequence ATGATTAACAATTTACCACACTCTTGGCAAGATGAACTATCCAATAAAGGATTTGATCAGTTTACTGATATTCAAAATCAACTCTTTAAACCTATTCAGGAAAACGAAAATGTCCTTGGTATAAGTCCCACAGGGACGGGGAAAACTCTTGCTTATCTTTTTCCAAGTCTTCTAAATCTAAAACCTAAAAAAGCACAGCAATTACTAATATTAGCACCAAATACAGAATTAGCTGGGCAAATCTTCGATGTAACCAAAGAATGGGCAAAATTAATTGGTTTAGAAGCTCAATTACTCCTTTCAGGATCAAGTCAAAAAAGACAAATTGAACGGCTCAAAAAAGGACCAGAAATTATTATCGGGACTCCAGGTCGTATTTTTGAGCTAGTTAAGCTCAAAAAAGTTAAAATGATGTCTATTGAGACCATTATCCTTGATGAATATGATGAGCTACTTAGTGATTCTCAATTTCATTTTGTTAACAGTATTACCCACTATGTGCCTAAGGACCATCAAATGATTTATATTAGTGCAACTAACAAGATCAAATCTAGTGATCTTGTCAACAATACTATAAAAATTGACTTGTCTCATCAAACATTAAATAATATTAATCATTATTACATTCAAGTTGACAAAAGGCAAGGCACAGAATTACTTCGAAAATTTTCAAATATTCCCCAACTTCGAGGCTTAGTCTTCTTTAATAACTTATCTGACCTTGGCTCAAATGAAGAAAAGTTAACCTATCAAAATGCTAATGTCGTTTCACTAGCCAGTGACATTAATACTAAATTTAGAAAAGTGATTCTTGACAATTTTAAACACCAAAAGATAAACTTACTTCTAGCAACGGATATGGTAGCAAGAGGTATTGATATCGAAAACCTAGAATTAGTAATCAACTATGATATTCCTAGAAACAAAGAAGTTTATACACATCGTTCTGGAAGAACTGGTAGAATGGGAAAAGAAGGAACCGTCATCACATTTGTCACTCATCCTGAAGATCTTAAAAAACTTAAAAAAATGGCTACAGTCTCTGAAGTTACCCTAAAAAATCAAACCCTAATTGAAAAATAA
- the udk gene encoding uridine kinase yields the protein MRKKPIIIGVTGGSGGGKTSVSRAILDNFPNARVAMIEHDSYYKDQGHLTFDERVTTNYDHPLAFDTDFMIDQLKELIAGRPVDIPIYDYKNHTRSDRTYRQDPQDVFIVEGILVLEDERLRDLMDIKIFVDTDDDIRIIRRIKRDMVERGRSLDSIIEQYTAVVKPMYHQFIEPTKRYADIVVPEGVSNLVAIDLINTKIASILGESSE from the coding sequence ATGCGAAAAAAACCTATCATTATTGGTGTTACAGGAGGATCTGGTGGGGGTAAGACCAGTGTATCACGTGCGATTTTAGACAATTTTCCAAATGCAAGAGTTGCAATGATTGAACATGACTCTTACTATAAAGATCAAGGTCACCTTACTTTTGATGAAAGAGTCACGACAAATTACGACCATCCTTTAGCATTTGATACAGATTTTATGATTGATCAATTAAAGGAATTAATTGCTGGGAGACCTGTAGATATTCCAATTTATGATTATAAAAATCATACAAGAAGTGATAGAACTTATCGTCAAGACCCACAAGATGTCTTTATCGTAGAAGGTATCCTAGTTTTAGAGGACGAGCGCCTTAGAGACTTAATGGATATCAAAATATTTGTGGATACTGACGACGACATCCGTATTATTCGTCGGATTAAGAGAGACATGGTCGAGCGTGGAAGAAGTCTAGATAGTATTATTGAACAGTATACAGCAGTTGTAAAACCTATGTATCATCAATTTATTGAACCGACAAAACGTTATGCCGATATTGTTGTTCCAGAAGGAGTAAGTAATTTAGTAGCTATTGATTTAATTAATACAAAAATTGCAAGTATTCTAGGGGAAAGTAGTGAATAG
- a CDS encoding DUF1294 domain-containing protein, whose translation MLILIYLFLLLWNLFVFILYGVDKSRAQKNQWRISEKTLLLTAFFFGGFGAFLGGKIMHHKTKKWYFRVVWYLGMLMVLALIGMIFYSFPSV comes from the coding sequence ATGTTAATACTCATCTATTTATTTCTATTATTGTGGAATCTTTTTGTATTTATACTCTATGGTGTTGATAAATCGCGTGCTCAAAAAAATCAATGGCGAATCTCAGAAAAAACACTCTTGTTGACAGCATTCTTTTTTGGCGGTTTTGGTGCCTTTTTAGGTGGGAAAATCATGCATCATAAAACAAAAAAGTGGTATTTTAGAGTAGTTTGGTATTTGGGAATGTTAATGGTATTAGCACTGATTGGCATGATTTTTTACTCTTTTCCGTCAGTTTAA
- a CDS encoding GAF domain-containing protein: protein MEKRNKIAAYNLMLAQAEVLFAKESNPIANLSNASALIKTTLPDSVFSGFYLTTQENELILGPFQGNVSCVHIHYGKGVCGEAAQKQETLIVDDVTKHQNYIACDSAAKSEIVVPMIKDNKVIGVLDLDSSNVADYDEIDKEYLEKLVYLLMNKTIFHYQMFELE, encoded by the coding sequence ATGGAAAAAAGAAATAAAATCGCAGCTTACAACTTAATGCTAGCTCAAGCAGAAGTCTTGTTTGCAAAGGAAAGTAACCCTATTGCTAACCTTTCCAATGCAAGTGCATTAATCAAAACAACCTTACCAGATTCTGTTTTTTCTGGATTTTATCTAACAACTCAAGAAAACGAATTAATTTTAGGGCCATTTCAGGGGAATGTATCTTGTGTGCACATTCATTATGGAAAAGGTGTCTGTGGTGAAGCTGCTCAAAAACAAGAAACGTTAATAGTTGACGATGTGACGAAACATCAAAATTATATTGCATGTGATTCTGCAGCAAAAAGTGAAATTGTTGTTCCAATGATAAAAGACAACAAAGTTATTGGAGTCTTGGACTTGGATTCTTCAAATGTTGCAGACTATGATGAAATTGATAAAGAATATCTTGAAAAATTGGTTTATCTTTTAATGAATAAAACCATTTTCCATTATCAAATGTTTGAACTGGAGTAG
- the dnaX gene encoding DNA polymerase III subunit gamma/tau has protein sequence MYQALYRKYRSQTFHEMVGQTVVSTTLKQAVETGKISHAYLFSGPRGTGKTSAAKIFAKAMNCPNQVNGEPCNQCDICRDITNGSLEDVIEIDAASNNGVDEIREIRDKSTYAPSRATYKVYIIDEVHMLSTGAFNALLKTLEEPTENVVFILATTELHKIPATILSRVQRFEFKTIKQIDIKNHLITILENEGISYDTEALDIISRRAEGGMRDALSILDQALSLTTDAKVSQEIAEEITGTISLSLLDDYVQKLLEKDAASALAILEQLFEQGKSMQRFATDLLLYFRDLLMVKSGSENLHQSALFELNLEMATSQLFQMINIVTESLPAIKQGTHPKVFAEVMTIKLTEVDSASHTNSEIALSDSLNEELSDLRRQVSELKTQLEKFQHSNQEVSTRVNQKTQVTYKIDKGKILTIMQETVADSLKSRQYLDALKGAWNDILDSISAQDRALLLGSEPVLANSENAILAFDAAFNAEQAMKRTDLNTIFGNIMSQAAGFSPNILAVPRQDFNQIRSEFASQMKKDKPDDQAQKEEPEIPEGFDFLAGKINTIED, from the coding sequence ATGTACCAAGCCTTATACCGGAAATACCGCAGCCAAACCTTTCATGAAATGGTTGGCCAGACTGTAGTCTCCACAACTTTAAAACAAGCCGTTGAAACTGGGAAAATTAGTCATGCTTATCTGTTTTCTGGTCCAAGGGGTACTGGAAAGACGAGTGCAGCAAAGATATTTGCTAAAGCAATGAACTGTCCTAATCAAGTAAATGGTGAACCTTGTAATCAATGTGATATCTGCCGTGATATCACAAATGGGAGTCTAGAAGATGTCATCGAAATTGATGCTGCTTCAAATAATGGTGTTGATGAAATCCGAGAAATCCGAGATAAGTCAACCTATGCTCCAAGTAGAGCCACTTACAAAGTTTATATTATCGATGAAGTACATATGTTATCAACAGGTGCTTTTAATGCTTTATTAAAGACATTAGAAGAACCAACTGAAAATGTCGTCTTTATTCTTGCGACAACTGAATTACATAAGATTCCAGCAACAATTCTTTCTAGAGTTCAACGTTTTGAGTTTAAGACCATTAAACAAATTGATATTAAAAATCATCTTATTACCATCCTTGAAAATGAAGGCATCAGTTATGACACTGAAGCTTTGGATATTATTTCAAGAAGAGCAGAAGGTGGAATGAGAGATGCTCTGTCTATCTTAGATCAGGCTCTTAGTCTCACTACTGATGCTAAAGTCAGTCAAGAAATTGCAGAAGAGATTACAGGAACAATTAGTTTATCCTTGTTAGATGATTATGTTCAAAAGCTACTAGAAAAAGATGCAGCTTCAGCATTAGCAATTCTTGAACAACTCTTTGAACAAGGTAAGAGCATGCAACGCTTTGCTACTGATCTTTTACTTTATTTTAGAGATTTACTGATGGTAAAGTCTGGAAGTGAGAATCTTCATCAATCAGCCTTATTTGAACTTAATCTAGAAATGGCAACAAGTCAACTCTTTCAAATGATTAATATTGTGACTGAAAGTTTACCTGCAATAAAACAAGGAACTCATCCCAAGGTATTTGCTGAAGTGATGACAATCAAATTAACAGAAGTTGATTCTGCATCTCATACGAATTCTGAGATAGCATTGTCAGACTCTTTGAATGAAGAGTTATCGGATCTTCGACGTCAAGTGTCAGAATTAAAGACACAATTAGAAAAATTTCAGCATAGTAATCAAGAAGTAAGTACTAGAGTTAATCAGAAAACACAAGTCACTTATAAAATTGATAAAGGTAAGATTCTAACAATTATGCAAGAAACAGTTGCAGATAGTTTGAAATCACGCCAATATTTGGATGCACTTAAAGGTGCTTGGAATGATATTTTAGATTCTATTTCAGCTCAAGATAGAGCATTATTATTAGGTTCAGAGCCAGTATTAGCTAATAGTGAGAATGCCATATTAGCATTTGATGCTGCATTTAATGCTGAACAAGCAATGAAGAGAACAGATTTAAACACCATATTTGGTAATATTATGAGTCAGGCAGCAGGATTCTCACCAAATATTTTAGCTGTTCCAAGACAAGATTTTAACCAAATTCGCTCTGAATTTGCTAGTCAAATGAAAAAAGACAAACCGGATGATCAGGCTCAAAAAGAAGAGCCTGAAATTCCAGAAGGTTTTGACTTTTTAGCAGGTAAAATCAATACAATTGAAGATTAA
- a CDS encoding DUF3272 family protein, with amino-acid sequence MTIRQFIFIALLCSFETYFFNDAILSGDYIFAIFWGFLLYRDLRRAHTINKLTKTIVDSLKDPNSKKKD; translated from the coding sequence ATGACAATTAGACAATTTATCTTTATTGCACTTTTGTGTAGTTTTGAAACTTATTTTTTTAATGATGCCATTTTAAGTGGTGATTATATTTTTGCGATTTTTTGGGGGTTTCTACTTTATAGAGACCTTAGACGCGCACATACAATCAATAAACTAACCAAAACAATTGTTGACTCCCTTAAGGATCCTAACTCCAAGAAGAAAGACTAA